A DNA window from Pontiella agarivorans contains the following coding sequences:
- the rdgC gene encoding recombination-associated protein RdgC, whose amino-acid sequence MGFEKGSISFRMYFASRDLTTEDIDKFAAAALPPLSTLAEEEVHGWVGGRHLLDRNITEENAFLGGYLRLSLTQARKKVPTSLLQAECALEEMAVMEAEDKNYLNQTQRSEIKKSIQERLLPEMPVQLKGIDFVFDERSHMIYSTATSEKQVDAFVLTLMQTTGCGATPADPETIGERVAQVDVQGWAPSSFSDELEDGMVDGTAGREFLMWLWFCSEKRQGIAQIPDVGEMAYMVEGPLTFVMEGKGAHEITLRKGEPMLSAEARTALLSGKKLKKAKMQFVRGEEVWAFTFDADDFVFRSLKLPETETFDRVGKFQERMVFLETFRQSFFHLYSEFAKERNDSKQWKETKEEMRKWVADRPTTV is encoded by the coding sequence ATGGGTTTTGAAAAAGGTTCCATCAGTTTCCGTATGTATTTCGCATCGCGCGATCTGACCACCGAAGATATCGATAAATTTGCGGCGGCTGCACTGCCGCCGCTCAGTACGCTGGCGGAGGAGGAAGTGCACGGCTGGGTGGGTGGACGTCATCTGCTGGACCGCAATATCACGGAAGAGAATGCGTTTCTGGGCGGCTACCTGCGTCTTTCGCTGACCCAGGCCAGGAAAAAAGTTCCCACGTCGCTGCTGCAGGCCGAATGTGCGCTGGAGGAAATGGCGGTGATGGAGGCCGAGGATAAAAATTATCTGAACCAGACGCAGCGGTCGGAAATCAAAAAATCAATTCAGGAACGGCTGCTGCCCGAAATGCCGGTACAGCTGAAGGGGATCGATTTTGTGTTCGATGAACGCTCCCACATGATTTATTCCACCGCCACCTCGGAAAAACAGGTCGATGCCTTTGTGCTGACCCTGATGCAGACGACGGGCTGCGGTGCAACACCGGCTGATCCGGAAACGATCGGCGAGCGCGTGGCCCAGGTGGATGTGCAGGGCTGGGCTCCGTCCAGTTTTTCCGACGAACTGGAGGACGGCATGGTCGACGGAACCGCCGGCCGCGAATTTCTGATGTGGCTCTGGTTCTGCTCCGAAAAGCGTCAGGGCATTGCACAGATTCCCGATGTTGGAGAAATGGCCTATATGGTGGAAGGCCCGCTGACCTTTGTGATGGAAGGTAAAGGTGCGCACGAAATCACGCTGCGTAAAGGGGAACCGATGCTTTCCGCGGAAGCACGAACCGCGTTGCTGAGCGGGAAAAAACTGAAAAAGGCCAAAATGCAGTTTGTTCGCGGTGAAGAGGTCTGGGCATTCACATTCGATGCGGATGACTTTGTGTTCCGCAGCCTGAAACTTCCGGAAACCGAAACCTTTGACCGCGTTGGAAAATTCCAGGAACGCATGGTCTTCCTGGAAACCTTCCGGCAGAGTTTCTTCCACCTTTACAGCGAATTTGCTAAAGAGCGTAACGATTCCAAGCAATGGAAAGAGACCAAGGAAGAGATGCGCAAGTGGGTGGCCGATCGGCCCACCACGGTATAA